A window of Buchnera aphidicola (Cinara laricifoliae) genomic DNA:
ATGTTTTTTTAGAAAAAAAATTATTTCACAATATCAAACTTTTAAATAAATGTCATCCTGATTTTTTTTCAGTAACAAATAGCATAAATTCCGAAAATCGTGATTCAACATTTTTTATTGTCAAAAAAATACATTCTTTAACGCGTAAAACTGTATTTGCACATTTTACTACAGTTGGATATGATGAATTAGATATACAAACTATTGCAACTAATTATTGGAAAAATGGAATTAAACACATACTTGCATTACGTGGTGATTTACCTGCTCAATATACTAAAAAAATAATATATGCAAATAATTTAATTAAATTATTAAAATCAATAAATGATTTTGAAATTTTAGTAGCTGCATATCCTGAATTACATCCTGAATCTAGTAATTTACAAGAAGATTTAAATAATTTAAAAAATAAGATTGATTTGGGTGTTAAAAAAGCTGTTACACAGTTTTTTTTTAATATAGATAAATTTTTAAAATTTCGTGATAATTGTACAGATATGGGTTTATCAGTATCTTTAATACCTGGAATATTACCGATTTTAAATATTAATCAATTAAAGAAATTTTCTAACATGACAAATGTTGATATTCCTCAATGGATTTTTAATGATTTTTATAAATATGAAGGTGATTTTGATAAATGTACTTCTTTGAGTGTTAGTATTGCTGTAAATTTGATTATTCGTTTATATAAAGAAGGTATTAAAAATTTTCATTTTTACACATTAAATCAATCATATTTAAGTTTAAAAATTTGTCATCAATTAGGTTTGATTTAGTCGAGTGGTAAATTATTATTAATAAAATTTTTTATTATTAAAAATAAAATTGTTTATTATGTAAATAAAAATTATTTTTATGAATTTTCATAATTTAATATATTTTTAAAAATTTATATTAACATGTATCTAACTAATATTTTTATTATAAATTATATTAACAATAAAGGTATTTTTATATATTTAATATAATTTAATTGAATTTTGTATTTTGATATTTAATTTTAATATAAAAATTTTTTATGTTATGTATTATTTAATATATTTTTATATTAATATAAATAATATATTATAAAGAATGTATAACATATGATTATTAAATTTTATTGATATGATAGATGAATTTAATAATAAATAAAAATTAAAAATTTTATTAATA
This region includes:
- a CDS encoding methylenetetrahydrofolate reductase, which codes for MINMIQDHNEKYNYESYHLKNKIKISFEVFPPKDVFLEKKLFHNIKLLNKCHPDFFSVTNSINSENRDSTFFIVKKIHSLTRKTVFAHFTTVGYDELDIQTIATNYWKNGIKHILALRGDLPAQYTKKIIYANNLIKLLKSINDFEILVAAYPELHPESSNLQEDLNNLKNKIDLGVKKAVTQFFFNIDKFLKFRDNCTDMGLSVSLIPGILPILNINQLKKFSNMTNVDIPQWIFNDFYKYEGDFDKCTSLSVSIAVNLIIRLYKEGIKNFHFYTLNQSYLSLKICHQLGLI